In one window of Anaerobacillus alkaliphilus DNA:
- a CDS encoding DUF4230 domain-containing protein produces MDTNGEILEEKDKKIAQLERQLIEFELKEARQQIAATIAVDHNSSSFSLPKGILKYFLKAGRLKIILAIVILVFLVVITAVGIRLIAGNALKQNSITIVEQVQELATLATAKAHTKAVIQEKDNKIFSKDISINLPGTKREILFIVPGTIIAGVNLKGVTSRDMVINEKTKEIDITLPRAELIQDASLQMDKKLIYVNGGLFTGDFKLDDGFDLVAKAQEQIREDAISVGLFDTAEQNAENALKGFFKNIGYKVNVTFN; encoded by the coding sequence ATGGATACAAATGGAGAAATCCTCGAAGAAAAAGACAAAAAAATTGCACAGCTTGAAAGACAATTAATAGAATTTGAATTAAAGGAAGCACGACAACAAATTGCTGCAACTATTGCGGTAGATCATAACTCAAGTTCTTTTTCTCTACCTAAAGGGATACTCAAATATTTCTTAAAAGCAGGTCGATTGAAGATAATTTTGGCCATTGTCATCCTTGTTTTTTTAGTTGTCATTACTGCAGTAGGAATTAGGCTAATTGCCGGAAATGCCTTAAAACAAAATTCCATTACGATTGTTGAACAGGTTCAAGAGCTTGCAACATTGGCAACAGCTAAAGCTCATACGAAAGCAGTTATACAAGAAAAAGATAATAAGATCTTCTCAAAAGACATTTCTATTAATCTACCCGGAACAAAGCGAGAAATTCTATTTATTGTACCTGGAACGATTATTGCTGGTGTTAATTTGAAAGGTGTTACTTCAAGGGACATGGTTATAAATGAAAAAACAAAAGAAATTGATATAACCCTTCCTCGTGCAGAGCTCATTCAGGATGCATCATTACAGATGGATAAAAAATTAATCTATGTTAATGGTGGACTTTTCACTGGTGATTTTAAATTGGATGACGGGTTTGACTTAGTCGCTAAGGCACAAGAGCAAATTCGTGAAGATGCCATCTCGGTTGGTTTATTTGATACTGCAGAGCAAAATGCAGAAAATGCGTTGAAGGGATTTTTTAAGAATATTGGTTATAAGGTAAATGTCACGTTTAACTAG
- a CDS encoding phage holin family protein, whose protein sequence is MKRNLSIIEVLGFIFIALGFLIPLVTDPKLGTDYAQTAAPFLSTAAFLLLYSANKMQKEELGLQRKELELQREELKQTREVFKEQEYTMDLQRIENTFFNLNSLRLTIIDNINYGSETGLKAMQNVVYSIEYNPTYFESLKGNIIIYVNCIYSILKTLDSSKLKEVDKESLLNTLVLQMTMNELKFINIYLNNTTVDTKSDKRHKINTYFNGYCTELSNEKIIFN, encoded by the coding sequence ATGAAGAGAAATTTAAGTATAATTGAAGTATTGGGTTTTATTTTTATAGCACTAGGGTTTTTAATCCCACTTGTTACGGATCCTAAATTAGGTACAGACTATGCACAAACAGCAGCACCTTTCCTCTCTACAGCAGCTTTTTTGTTGTTATACTCTGCCAATAAGATGCAAAAAGAAGAGCTAGGTTTACAGAGGAAAGAGCTTGAATTACAAAGAGAAGAATTAAAACAGACAAGAGAAGTCTTCAAAGAACAAGAATACACTATGGATTTACAAAGAATAGAGAACACTTTTTTTAATTTAAATTCGCTAAGGTTAACAATCATTGACAATATAAATTATGGTAGTGAAACGGGACTCAAAGCTATGCAGAATGTTGTCTATAGTATTGAATATAACCCAACTTATTTTGAGTCTCTTAAGGGAAATATAATTATATACGTTAATTGTATATATTCTATTCTTAAGACTTTAGATTCATCCAAGCTAAAAGAGGTAGATAAAGAGAGTCTGTTAAATACATTAGTTTTACAAATGACCATGAATGAGTTGAAATTCATTAACATTTATTTAAATAACACGACTGTAGATACAAAGTCTGATAAAAGACATAAGATTAACACCTATTTTAATGGTTACTGTACTGAATTAAGTAACGAAAAAATTATTTTTAATTAA
- a CDS encoding YkvA family protein — protein sequence MNQHEKHFSEESFWTKVQKFSKKAGTSVVYAVLLLYYTLQKPDVPLKVKAIITGALGYFILPLDIIPDIAAGVGYADDLTVVIFALVQVALFVDDEIKKQAKQKLRDLFGENVDTTEVDNKLFK from the coding sequence ATAAACCAACACGAAAAGCATTTCTCAGAGGAAAGTTTTTGGACTAAGGTTCAAAAATTTTCTAAAAAAGCTGGCACTTCTGTGGTCTACGCCGTTCTTTTACTGTATTACACGCTTCAAAAGCCAGACGTCCCATTAAAAGTTAAAGCTATTATCACTGGGGCTTTAGGTTACTTTATTTTACCTCTAGATATTATACCCGACATAGCAGCTGGAGTAGGATATGCTGATGATCTAACTGTTGTCATATTCGCTTTAGTTCAAGTAGCTTTATTTGTGGATGATGAGATTAAAAAACAAGCCAAACAGAAGCTTAGAGATTTATTTGGTGAGAATGTAGATACAACTGAGGTTGATAATAAACTATTTAAATAA
- a CDS encoding type I restriction enzyme endonuclease domain-containing protein: MDILSNKFEKRMEETKTNEGKAAEMEHAIRHEIKVKIEENPVYYSSLKEKLEELIQARKSKQMDIIDLVEALREKVNDMRNTSQKSEEHGMTREQYPFYQMVEKELGEEDQNALKDLTHIQTEMIQDQAVIEWTEKEDVKREMRKRIKHQLRSSKINKDKIEALAQRLMDLAAVHYKK; the protein is encoded by the coding sequence ATTGACATCTTATCCAATAAATTCGAGAAGCGAATGGAAGAAACAAAAACAAATGAAGGTAAAGCAGCGGAAATGGAACATGCAATCCGTCATGAAATCAAAGTGAAGATCGAAGAGAACCCAGTGTATTATTCTTCTTTAAAAGAAAAGCTTGAGGAACTCATACAAGCAAGAAAGTCGAAACAAATGGATATTATTGATCTAGTTGAAGCTTTGCGTGAAAAGGTCAATGACATGCGTAATACTAGCCAAAAGAGTGAAGAACATGGAATGACGAGAGAGCAGTATCCATTTTATCAAATGGTAGAAAAAGAGCTTGGTGAAGAAGATCAAAATGCTTTAAAAGACTTAACTCATATACAGACTGAAATGATCCAGGATCAAGCAGTTATCGAATGGACTGAAAAAGAAGATGTAAAACGAGAAATGAGGAAGCGGATCAAACACCAGCTCCGATCCAGTAAAATAAATAAAGATAAGATTGAAGCATTGGCACAACGGTTGATGGATTTGGCGGCGGTGCACTATAAGAAATAG
- a CDS encoding NERD domain-containing protein codes for MSWIFPIVLLLGMLYLRRNYASIKGWFGEAFANRILSKLDPEQYTVFHDIYVPTEEGGTTQLDHIVTSPYGIFVIETKHYEGWIFGKEDQRNWTQVIYKRKEKLFNPVWQNAGHIKALKSYLNTEDNTFYSIIAFSNNSTLKFTEPFTKARVLQFSHLLQVIHEYSTPVNSKRDLQLINAAIEKLKIVDKKQKQQVKKEHVTSIKVKKAAQKRLATSSSCPKCGSNLVMRQGKFGQFQGCSNYPKCRYTRQMSS; via the coding sequence ATGAGTTGGATTTTTCCCATTGTTTTATTGTTAGGAATGCTTTATTTACGAAGGAACTACGCCTCCATTAAGGGGTGGTTTGGAGAGGCATTCGCTAATCGGATCCTGTCAAAGTTAGACCCAGAACAGTACACAGTCTTTCACGATATTTATGTACCTACGGAGGAAGGAGGTACGACACAGCTCGATCATATCGTTACCTCACCTTATGGAATATTTGTCATTGAGACAAAGCATTATGAAGGCTGGATTTTCGGGAAAGAAGATCAACGAAACTGGACTCAAGTCATATACAAGCGTAAAGAAAAACTATTCAATCCAGTTTGGCAGAACGCAGGCCATATTAAAGCTCTTAAATCTTATTTAAACACTGAAGACAATACGTTTTATTCAATCATTGCCTTTTCAAACAACTCCACATTGAAATTTACCGAACCATTTACAAAAGCACGAGTCCTCCAGTTTAGCCATTTGTTACAAGTGATACATGAATACTCAACACCTGTAAATTCTAAACGAGATTTACAATTAATCAACGCAGCCATTGAAAAGCTAAAGATCGTTGATAAAAAACAAAAGCAGCAAGTAAAAAAAGAGCATGTTACCTCAATTAAAGTGAAAAAAGCAGCACAAAAAAGGCTAGCTACCTCTTCAAGTTGTCCTAAATGCGGGAGCAACTTAGTGATGAGACAAGGTAAGTTTGGTCAGTTTCAAGGCTGTAGCAACTATCCGAAGTGTAGATATACGAGACAGATGTCGTCTTAG
- a CDS encoding reverse transcriptase domain-containing protein yields the protein MKQSNRLKLHSLPSSSQLDPKRYRAKGYLHFDSKIKIEHVSNKIQDQEWVAKHAFLPFIHYKIKQSKYTVQPGVTSKVLRTSQNKNLLKYKKTKERLIYYSSHLDSYIYKYYGDMLNESYNRFATENGIDEIAIAYRNNKQGKNNIDAAKEVFKFVLENERALIISLDFTKFFDTLDHKVLKENIKKVLGLSTLPTDFYKVFKSITNFSYIDKLLIDTYLIDKYGKDQLIKLKQKGSLKKVMDASEFRQFKKNNIRIHKLGYGIPQGSGMSAVCSNVHLIEFDIRLRDWAQDYNALYRRYCDDLILVIPLEKNKTTCGNTLVSEVYDIIKDFNDLVIQEEKTELRIFENGIIKNIYNQPDKIDYLGFLMDGSTIKLREKSVFKYYSRAYRKAKISKEATKVRGIKTFRSKLYKLYTHLGYNYKGYGNFISYAQTAHEKMADLPIKVIIKNQTRRHWTKIQSKL from the coding sequence TTGAAACAGAGTAATAGGCTAAAATTACATAGTCTCCCCAGCTCTTCACAACTAGACCCAAAAAGGTATAGAGCAAAGGGGTATCTTCATTTTGATAGTAAAATAAAAATTGAGCATGTTAGCAATAAAATCCAAGATCAAGAATGGGTTGCAAAACATGCCTTTTTACCATTTATTCATTATAAAATAAAGCAAAGTAAATACACTGTTCAACCAGGAGTTACATCAAAAGTATTAAGAACCTCCCAAAACAAAAATTTATTAAAATATAAAAAGACAAAAGAAAGACTCATATATTATTCATCTCATTTAGATAGTTATATTTACAAGTATTATGGTGATATGTTAAATGAGTCTTATAATAGATTTGCCACGGAAAATGGTATAGATGAAATTGCTATTGCTTATAGAAATAATAAGCAAGGAAAAAACAACATTGATGCTGCGAAGGAAGTATTTAAGTTTGTCCTAGAAAACGAACGGGCTTTGATTATATCCTTAGACTTCACTAAATTTTTTGATACGCTAGACCACAAAGTTCTTAAAGAAAACATAAAAAAAGTATTAGGTCTAAGTACTCTACCAACTGATTTTTATAAGGTGTTTAAGAGTATCACTAATTTCAGTTATATCGATAAATTGTTGATAGATACTTATCTTATTGATAAATATGGAAAGGATCAATTAATAAAGCTGAAACAGAAAGGTTCATTAAAAAAAGTGATGGATGCCTCTGAATTTAGGCAATTCAAAAAAAATAATATTAGAATTCATAAATTAGGCTACGGTATTCCGCAAGGATCGGGAATGAGTGCTGTTTGTTCTAATGTTCATCTTATTGAGTTCGATATTAGATTAAGAGATTGGGCACAGGACTATAATGCTTTGTACAGAAGATATTGTGATGACTTAATTCTTGTAATTCCTTTAGAAAAAAACAAAACCACATGTGGTAATACATTGGTTTCAGAAGTTTACGATATTATTAAAGATTTTAATGATTTAGTCATACAAGAGGAAAAAACAGAGTTACGTATATTCGAGAACGGCATTATAAAAAATATCTATAACCAGCCTGATAAGATAGATTATTTAGGATTTTTGATGGATGGTAGTACTATTAAGCTTCGGGAGAAGAGCGTATTTAAATACTACAGTCGTGCATATAGAAAAGCAAAAATATCTAAAGAAGCAACTAAAGTGAGAGGTATAAAAACATTCCGCAGTAAGTTGTATAAATTGTATACTCATCTAGGTTACAATTATAAAGGCTATGGAAATTTCATATCATATGCGCAAACCGCCCATGAAAAAATGGCCGATTTACCTATTAAAGTTATAATTAAAAATCAAACTCGAAGACACTGGACAAAAATTCAAAGTAAATTGTAA
- a CDS encoding AAA domain-containing protein, giving the protein MKLFKARLADKYSGTNRRAFSSNDLWKNFDAFIYEYPVILSTTHSLRNCAAKNYLFDYVLIDEASQVDIVTGALALSCARNAVIVGDLKQLPNVVPTELSKLTTRIFESFNLNEAYHFANHSLLSSIQTLYKVLPKTLLKEHYRCHPKIIGFCNQKFYNNELIVLTDGQETDKPLLLYKTVKGNHARGTFNQRQIDVIFEEIIPAKADPTKQSLGIISPYRMQAEEIQKVIGTRNIDADTVHKYQGRERDIIILTTVANEVEVSDFVDDPNLINVAVSRAVDKLIIVVAAGSENWKGTNIGDLVRYIQYNNFEVIESKIYSVFDLLYRSYSNKLLEVLKNNKKVSTFASENLMNTVIENVLSLPEFHTLGHVLHQPLRMLIKDPTKLTVDERKYAMNILTHTDFVIFNKLDKMPVLVVEVDGHAYHANNPVQLKRDEMKDAILTKYGIPIIRMKTTGSGEEDRLRELLLKG; this is encoded by the coding sequence ATGAAGTTGTTTAAGGCTAGACTTGCTGATAAATACAGTGGAACGAATAGAAGAGCATTTTCTTCGAATGACCTGTGGAAGAACTTCGACGCCTTCATTTACGAATACCCAGTTATTTTAAGCACCACGCACTCTTTACGGAATTGTGCAGCAAAAAATTATCTCTTTGATTATGTATTGATAGATGAGGCTTCACAGGTTGATATTGTTACAGGTGCTCTAGCGTTATCTTGTGCTAGAAACGCTGTTATTGTTGGTGATTTAAAACAACTTCCAAACGTAGTGCCTACTGAATTATCTAAACTTACAACGAGAATTTTCGAATCTTTCAACCTTAACGAGGCATATCACTTTGCTAATCATAGCTTATTATCGTCAATACAAACTCTGTACAAAGTTCTTCCAAAAACTTTATTAAAAGAGCATTACCGTTGTCATCCAAAAATCATTGGGTTTTGCAATCAAAAGTTTTATAATAACGAGCTGATTGTTTTAACCGACGGGCAAGAAACCGATAAACCACTATTGTTATATAAGACCGTTAAAGGTAATCATGCACGAGGAACGTTTAATCAGAGGCAAATTGATGTGATCTTTGAGGAAATTATTCCGGCGAAAGCAGATCCTACTAAACAGTCATTAGGAATTATCTCGCCATATCGTATGCAAGCAGAAGAAATCCAAAAAGTTATTGGAACGAGAAATATTGATGCTGACACTGTTCATAAGTACCAGGGGCGAGAAAGGGATATTATCATTCTTACTACTGTAGCAAATGAGGTAGAGGTTAGCGACTTCGTTGATGATCCGAATTTAATTAATGTTGCCGTATCTAGAGCAGTAGATAAGTTAATTATCGTTGTTGCAGCTGGCAGCGAGAACTGGAAAGGAACTAATATTGGAGACTTAGTCAGGTATATTCAATACAATAACTTCGAAGTTATCGAAAGCAAGATTTACTCTGTATTTGACCTGCTTTACAGAAGTTACTCCAATAAGCTTTTGGAAGTATTGAAGAATAATAAAAAGGTATCTACATTTGCATCAGAAAATCTAATGAATACAGTGATTGAAAATGTATTGAGTTTACCAGAATTCCACACCTTAGGTCATGTACTTCACCAACCTTTACGGATGCTAATTAAAGATCCAACAAAACTTACAGTAGATGAACGGAAATATGCCATGAACATCTTAACGCACACTGACTTTGTGATCTTTAATAAACTAGATAAGATGCCAGTCTTAGTAGTTGAAGTAGATGGACATGCCTACCATGCAAATAATCCCGTCCAACTTAAACGGGACGAAATGAAAGATGCGATCCTAACTAAGTATGGTATTCCAATTATTAGGATGAAAACTACGGGTAGTGGAGAAGAGGATAGGTTGAGAGAACTGTTGTTAAAGGGTTGA
- a CDS encoding type II toxin-antitoxin system RelE family toxin, with translation MNSDYKLIYHKSAVKFIAKLDKNSQERIITGLKGLLSIPPEGDIKSLKGYSGLYRLRIGSYRVIFNIDHQEQVVYIEAIGNRGDIYK, from the coding sequence GTGAATTCGGACTACAAGTTGATTTACCATAAGTCCGCAGTTAAATTCATAGCTAAATTAGATAAAAACTCTCAAGAGAGAATTATAACTGGATTAAAAGGACTTTTGTCCATTCCTCCTGAAGGAGATATTAAGAGTCTTAAAGGGTATAGTGGTTTGTATCGGTTGAGGATTGGAAGTTACCGTGTGATTTTTAATATTGACCATCAAGAGCAAGTTGTCTATATTGAAGCAATTGGAAACCGTGGGGATATTTATAAATAG
- a CDS encoding MrcB family domain-containing protein codes for MLEKILFELAKRTSVVKTLSSNKPNWITKVDENGIYVETESSRQKHQNGEKTNPWDVISFDFITTAWQEFISQRTANANDFVKTRGRTSFLMALFAELPFVEVVTKDQAAAIQLKEFKTDDLPNEQFHKVVEFLDEVIEGKYDPLKLSSQLKDNDNLYRNKSRGRQDLRLLGFLDDRHEKNDVAFHMYAMSEEHEKVLVLRNIIEHTPYFRIALFVLELLKDFAPRDKKEALLELGMLIVRNSKADNLMVESVAKERTTNLLKWLESVHLVDENWVPIENSREITAVNSKLQQYFLHIMNTYLKAKTEPFGEHPLGSVMRQDLTSEIRNLPFINEDYVVSGSVGMGNWAAVPWLAIMHRSITTSTQRGYYLVYLFSEDMNSLYLTFAQGITETPKEEIIQIKEEIRTQIEMKESVHKDDQIYLGPSKKAKDYAFSTAAYIRYDIPAMPDEKELVQDLQDMIGYYEKYIELKSHYPDNAPQIEVHEEQEEIMPMQDVVNHIYSYITSKGFYYEKEEVTNLFLALKTKPFVIISGISGTGKTKIVQWLAESVGATERNGQFTLIPVRPDWSDGSDLLGYVDISGVFKEGPLTRIVESAISNPNRPYFALLDEMNLARVEHYFSDILSVMESRKRENGQLVSSPLLSRELTGRDIYLPSNLYIIGTVNMDETTHPFSKKVLDRANTIEFNRVKLEHFQFLINNEPVDPVTLHNDVFTATFLHIQDVFNHNQEVVEKSTEVLVEINDVLQLLFAHVGYRVRDEICFYLAHSREGKLMTDEQALDHCILQKILPRIAGSDTRVERVLKELYKIFTNKRIDNISTITQDNLASAKYPKSAEKVVEMLRRLDDDGFTSFWLSS; via the coding sequence ATGCTGGAGAAGATCTTATTTGAACTTGCTAAAAGGACAAGTGTTGTTAAAACTTTGTCTTCAAATAAACCAAACTGGATTACAAAAGTAGATGAAAATGGAATATATGTTGAAACTGAGTCATCTCGCCAAAAGCATCAAAACGGAGAAAAAACGAATCCATGGGATGTAATATCCTTTGATTTTATAACAACTGCCTGGCAGGAGTTTATTAGTCAAAGAACAGCAAATGCAAATGACTTTGTTAAGACAAGGGGTAGGACTTCTTTCTTGATGGCTTTGTTTGCTGAGTTGCCGTTTGTAGAGGTTGTTACCAAGGATCAAGCTGCTGCGATTCAGCTCAAAGAGTTTAAAACCGATGACCTACCCAACGAACAGTTTCATAAGGTAGTTGAGTTCCTAGACGAAGTAATAGAAGGAAAATATGATCCTTTAAAGCTTAGTAGCCAACTTAAAGATAATGACAACTTGTATCGTAATAAAAGTAGGGGACGTCAAGATCTAAGGTTACTTGGTTTTCTTGATGATCGTCACGAAAAAAATGATGTGGCATTTCATATGTATGCAATGTCAGAAGAGCATGAAAAGGTCCTAGTACTAAGAAATATCATTGAGCATACTCCTTACTTCCGTATTGCCTTATTCGTTCTTGAACTATTAAAAGACTTCGCACCTAGAGATAAAAAAGAAGCACTTCTTGAATTAGGGATGCTTATAGTTCGGAACTCAAAAGCGGATAATTTAATGGTCGAATCCGTCGCCAAAGAACGGACAACCAATCTGCTCAAGTGGCTAGAGAGCGTTCATCTGGTTGATGAAAACTGGGTACCGATAGAGAATTCGAGGGAGATAACAGCGGTGAATAGTAAATTACAACAATACTTTTTACATATCATGAACACCTATTTGAAAGCAAAGACAGAACCTTTTGGTGAACATCCTCTTGGCTCTGTTATGCGGCAAGACTTAACTTCAGAGATAAGAAATTTACCTTTTATAAATGAAGACTATGTTGTTTCTGGGTCAGTTGGTATGGGAAATTGGGCTGCTGTTCCGTGGCTTGCAATTATGCATAGATCAATAACCACCTCGACGCAGCGTGGTTACTATTTAGTGTATTTATTTAGTGAAGATATGAATAGTTTGTATTTAACATTTGCTCAAGGGATTACTGAAACCCCTAAAGAGGAAATTATTCAAATAAAAGAAGAAATTCGAACCCAAATAGAAATGAAGGAATCAGTACATAAAGATGATCAGATATACTTAGGTCCATCTAAAAAAGCTAAAGATTATGCTTTTTCAACTGCTGCATATATTAGATACGACATACCGGCAATGCCAGATGAAAAAGAACTTGTTCAGGATTTACAAGACATGATTGGATACTATGAGAAATATATAGAATTGAAGAGTCACTACCCTGACAACGCTCCTCAGATTGAAGTACATGAGGAGCAAGAAGAAATAATGCCTATGCAGGATGTTGTAAATCATATTTATTCCTATATCACCAGCAAAGGTTTCTATTATGAAAAAGAGGAAGTAACGAATTTGTTCCTTGCGTTAAAAACAAAGCCGTTCGTAATTATCTCTGGTATCTCTGGTACTGGTAAGACAAAGATTGTACAGTGGCTTGCCGAGAGTGTAGGAGCAACCGAACGGAATGGACAGTTCACGCTTATACCAGTGAGACCTGATTGGAGTGACGGCTCTGATCTACTAGGGTACGTCGATATTAGTGGCGTGTTTAAAGAGGGCCCTTTAACGAGGATTGTTGAGAGTGCTATTAGTAATCCTAATCGCCCTTACTTTGCTCTTCTAGATGAGATGAACTTGGCTCGTGTTGAACATTACTTCAGCGATATTTTAAGCGTAATGGAAAGTAGGAAACGTGAGAACGGTCAGCTAGTTTCGTCGCCCTTGCTATCGAGGGAGCTAACTGGCAGAGACATTTACCTGCCTTCAAACCTATACATTATTGGTACAGTTAACATGGATGAAACAACGCATCCCTTCAGTAAAAAAGTATTAGATCGTGCGAATACAATCGAATTTAATCGAGTGAAGCTAGAACATTTTCAGTTCTTAATAAATAACGAACCCGTAGATCCAGTAACTCTACACAACGATGTATTTACGGCTACTTTCTTACATATACAAGATGTATTTAATCATAACCAAGAGGTGGTTGAGAAATCAACGGAAGTTCTAGTAGAAATAAATGATGTACTGCAGCTGCTTTTTGCTCATGTAGGCTACCGTGTCCGTGATGAAATTTGTTTTTATCTAGCTCATAGCCGGGAAGGGAAATTAATGACGGACGAGCAGGCACTAGATCATTGTATCCTGCAAAAAATTCTTCCGAGAATTGCGGGTAGTGATACGAGAGTAGAGCGTGTGTTAAAAGAGTTATATAAGATTTTTACCAATAAACGAATTGATAATATAAGTACGATCACTCAAGATAATCTTGCGAGTGCTAAGTATCCGAAGAGTGCTGAAAAAGTAGTTGAAATGCTTAGGAGGTTAGATGACGATGGCTTTACTTCCTTCTGGCTCAGCTCATGA
- a CDS encoding AAA domain-containing protein, with protein MNKLYHLILVKKEDKTENIEYCKYENGKWSVKYCNTNRTYSYNYTSVEWYKDPKILDEKTTIVYENNQPISGITSILNFGPYIRLLFKTGYQKVYPSSSIIIEQTALTNPNAKNTFEYLKKLAEHVSVKVDGQTSLLSKLYQDLLTISPNSVLASYIEGKPFRSEKNIPQVLFPFGFNLSQKSATERAMTEQVSVIEGPPGTGKTQTILNIIANAIINGKTVAVVSNNNSATANVLEKLEKHGVDFIAAYLGSKQNRELFFASQKTTYPEMTGWTLPKEEYQSMKANLKEEQRKLNEMLRYKNKQAVLKEELSTLQTEYQYFKSYYQESNFPPLDIQSLSKLPTRKLLKLLVEYKQQLEEGSISLKQKLYNLIAYRIYDFKIYKLPPEAVISYIQKVYYDTKIYELKNI; from the coding sequence GTGAATAAATTATATCATCTCATACTAGTAAAAAAAGAGGATAAAACGGAAAATATCGAGTACTGTAAATATGAGAATGGCAAATGGTCCGTTAAGTATTGCAACACTAACAGAACCTATAGCTATAACTACACAAGTGTTGAATGGTACAAGGATCCTAAAATCCTAGATGAGAAAACTACGATTGTTTATGAGAACAATCAACCAATCTCAGGAATTACGAGTATATTAAATTTTGGTCCTTACATAAGGTTATTGTTTAAAACAGGTTATCAGAAGGTGTACCCTAGTTCTTCAATCATCATTGAACAAACTGCCCTTACCAATCCTAATGCAAAAAATACATTTGAGTATCTGAAAAAGCTTGCAGAGCATGTAAGTGTGAAGGTGGATGGCCAGACAAGTTTATTAAGTAAGTTGTATCAGGATTTATTGACCATAAGCCCTAATAGTGTATTAGCTAGTTACATAGAAGGCAAACCCTTTCGGTCCGAAAAAAACATCCCTCAAGTTTTATTTCCATTTGGTTTTAATTTAAGCCAAAAGTCAGCAACTGAAAGAGCAATGACAGAGCAGGTGAGCGTTATTGAGGGACCGCCTGGAACCGGGAAGACACAAACAATCTTAAACATTATTGCCAATGCAATTATCAATGGAAAGACGGTTGCAGTTGTTTCAAATAATAACTCTGCAACTGCAAATGTCCTAGAAAAGCTTGAGAAACACGGAGTGGATTTTATAGCTGCCTATTTAGGGAGTAAGCAAAATAGAGAGCTATTTTTCGCTTCGCAAAAAACTACATATCCAGAAATGACTGGCTGGACCTTGCCTAAAGAAGAATATCAATCTATGAAGGCGAATTTAAAAGAGGAACAGCGGAAGTTGAACGAAATGCTTCGATACAAGAATAAGCAAGCGGTATTAAAAGAGGAACTTTCTACTTTGCAGACTGAGTATCAGTACTTTAAATCTTATTATCAGGAGTCTAACTTCCCTCCACTTGATATACAGTCTCTATCTAAGCTACCGACAAGAAAGTTACTAAAACTTTTGGTTGAATATAAACAACAACTTGAGGAAGGTTCGATTTCTCTTAAGCAAAAACTATATAACCTAATTGCTTACCGAATATATGACTTTAAGATTTATAAGCTACCTCCAGAAGCTGTCATTTCCTATATTCAAAAGGTTTATTATGATACGAAAATTTATGAACTAAAAAACATATAA
- the hepT gene encoding type VII toxin-antitoxin system HepT family RNase toxin, with the protein MKPDIILNKISIIERCLHRVSEVYEGDPENLNDFTKQDSIILNIQRTCKASIYLAMHIIAERKLGIPQHSRDAFTILNETNIISTEIALSMKVMVGFGNIAVHDYQSINLSILQKIIEIHVDDFRQFNESISKLLSN; encoded by the coding sequence ATGAAACCTGACATAATCCTTAACAAAATAAGTATTATTGAACGCTGCTTACATAGAGTGAGTGAAGTTTATGAGGGGGACCCTGAGAATTTAAATGATTTTACAAAACAAGATTCTATTATTCTTAATATCCAAAGAACCTGTAAAGCTTCTATTTATTTAGCTATGCATATCATTGCAGAACGAAAGCTTGGAATTCCCCAACATAGTCGTGATGCATTTACAATATTGAATGAGACGAACATCATTTCCACTGAAATTGCATTGAGCATGAAAGTCATGGTTGGATTTGGTAATATAGCAGTACATGATTATCAATCAATTAACTTGTCTATCCTGCAAAAAATTATTGAAATTCATGTGGACGACTTTCGCCAATTTAATGAGAGTATATCGAAACTACTCTCGAATTAA